In one Prosthecobacter debontii genomic region, the following are encoded:
- a CDS encoding exosortase/archaeosortase family protein, translating into MIVLAFVMVLLMAWQPYAAGYGSFRFTLWEELVIRWKTATWQHGFIAPFIAGWLVWRQRVQLAALPRQSSFWGLIIIVLSLLFYYAGFKANNYYFGAFGLQWLLAGVVLWFWGYAHAKRLFFAWLMLGFMWPLVFLEESVSFRLRVLMVESVSTVLNVLHIGTIRDGTALLSAPDLNSGRTMGELFSLKVDGPCSGMRSLFALLMVSALFGYFSQKAWWRRLFIFGCSIPLAIVANMVRIFILLGASVLFGQDFAVGNEEQEVSTFHFLSGIAVYLVALAGLQGIAWAMNRVAGVEKKEPISLSKEQTLPQSSRVWGAGWRPLGLAVLVIATLAACRLAPEVSAVSEAGVTMTLPELTGMYVGEPIPPDRVEKELLPADTEIVKMRYHTSQPPEKRDIAQVTLVLSGAERRSIHRPEVCLDGQGWTLLESHILPVEISPGRVLEVKDLLIERVWVSKDGSRKPVRAHYVYWFVGSDVTTPSNETRVWLSSWDNIVRNVNHRWAYPSVSAWVTEGLDPDETAQRQRSSEETLAMITALIRDLVPRFQKAYMPGASEKP; encoded by the coding sequence ATGATCGTTCTGGCCTTCGTGATGGTGCTGCTCATGGCCTGGCAGCCCTATGCGGCAGGCTATGGCAGCTTCCGCTTTACTCTGTGGGAGGAGTTGGTCATTCGCTGGAAGACAGCGACATGGCAGCATGGTTTTATCGCCCCTTTCATTGCGGGTTGGTTGGTCTGGCGGCAGCGTGTTCAATTGGCGGCCTTACCTCGACAAAGCAGTTTTTGGGGGTTGATCATCATTGTTCTCTCGCTGCTGTTCTACTATGCTGGTTTCAAGGCGAACAATTATTACTTCGGGGCTTTTGGCCTCCAATGGTTGTTAGCGGGTGTGGTGCTTTGGTTCTGGGGATATGCCCACGCCAAACGTCTTTTCTTCGCGTGGCTGATGTTGGGTTTCATGTGGCCGTTGGTCTTTTTGGAGGAGAGTGTTTCCTTCAGATTGCGGGTGCTGATGGTGGAGTCCGTATCGACTGTGTTAAACGTGCTACACATCGGCACCATCCGTGATGGGACGGCATTGCTTTCCGCACCGGATCTGAACTCAGGCCGGACCATGGGGGAGTTGTTCAGCCTGAAGGTGGATGGCCCTTGCAGCGGCATGCGATCACTCTTCGCGTTGTTGATGGTATCGGCTTTGTTCGGATACTTCAGCCAGAAGGCTTGGTGGCGCCGACTCTTTATTTTCGGCTGTAGCATTCCACTCGCCATTGTGGCGAATATGGTGCGCATTTTCATCCTGCTCGGGGCATCCGTTTTATTCGGTCAAGACTTTGCGGTGGGGAATGAGGAGCAGGAGGTCTCTACCTTTCATTTCCTCTCGGGCATTGCGGTTTATCTGGTGGCTCTAGCGGGATTGCAAGGCATCGCCTGGGCGATGAATCGGGTGGCCGGTGTGGAGAAAAAAGAACCGATTTCGTTATCGAAGGAGCAAACCCTGCCACAAAGCTCGCGTGTTTGGGGGGCTGGATGGCGGCCCTTGGGACTGGCCGTTTTAGTCATCGCGACCTTGGCGGCTTGTCGGCTGGCTCCTGAAGTAAGCGCGGTCAGTGAGGCTGGAGTGACAATGACCCTGCCGGAACTCACGGGGATGTATGTCGGTGAACCGATTCCACCCGACCGGGTTGAGAAGGAATTGCTGCCTGCTGACACGGAAATCGTGAAGATGCGCTATCACACCTCGCAACCTCCCGAAAAGCGAGACATCGCCCAGGTGACGCTGGTTTTATCGGGGGCGGAGCGTCGCAGCATCCACCGGCCAGAAGTGTGTCTGGATGGACAGGGCTGGACGTTGTTGGAGTCGCACATCCTGCCCGTCGAGATTTCACCTGGGCGAGTGCTGGAGGTCAAAGATCTCCTGATTGAGCGTGTCTGGGTCAGCAAGGATGGCTCACGCAAACCGGTGCGTGCTCACTATGTGTATTGGTTCGTGGGATCGGATGTCACCACCCCCAGCAACGAAACCCGCGTGTGGCTGAGCAGTTGGGATAACATCGTGCGGAATGTCAATCATCGCTGGGCTTACCCGAGCGTCAGTGCCTGGGTGACGGAAGGACTGGATCCCGATGAAACGGCGCAGAGGCAGCGGAGCTCCGAGGAAACCCTGGCCATGATCACCGCTCTAATCCGAGATCTGGTGCCGCGTTTTCAAAAGGCTTACATGCCCGGAGCCTCCGAGAAGCCTTGA